Below is a genomic region from Raphanus sativus cultivar WK10039 chromosome 4, ASM80110v3, whole genome shotgun sequence.
GGCAGCCTTGTGAGTCCGGACAATGTGCTCGAGGCGGTACTTAGCATGGCGGAAGTCACGGCGGCGGTTAGAGAGCATAACGGCGGAGCAACCCATCCTAAAGAAGCAATTAGGTATAACCATCGACTTGTCACGTCCCACGTACCAATTATACCCAACCATCTCGGTACTCACAACCACCGCGTAACTATTCGGGTTAGACTGAAGCATGTCACGAGCAAGATCAATGGCTATGATTCCTGCCGAGCAGCCCATCCCTCCGAGATTGTAGCTGAGTATGTTTCCTCTCATCTTGTAGTGGTTGATCACCATGGCAGATAGTGACGGAGTCGGGTTAAAGATACTGCAGTTGACCACAAGGACGCCCACGTCTTTCGGTTTGACACGTGTCTTCTCGAAAAGTTCGTCGAGTGCGCCGAATATCATCATCGAGGCTTCTTCGCGACCTTCTTTCATCGTTGATATGTTTTCCGACGAAGAGATTGATCTTGGGACGTACGTCTCATCGCCTATGCCTGAGGCTTGGAGGATCCTCTTCTTGAATCCGAGGATCTCTTCGTCGAACTTCCCTGATTTTCTTGCTAGCTCTATGAACTCTTCTCTCGTCACCTGAATCAAATACAAATGGAATCAAGTTTggaaaataaacaattttacaaaaaaaaacaagtattaaataatataaaccgGAGATAACCGAAACTGAAAAAGATTCTCACTAAATTATCAGTCAGGTTCCTACCAATCTCCTTCGTATTTGGTTTATAGCAGAAATCGAATCAATAAGTACATGCAAAACCGGTTTTATTTGGTATTTTCACATGTATATTTTTCTCAATATTTTGctaaattttttggttttagatcAATAAATAAGTACATGCCAAACCGGTTTTATTTGGTATATTATTCACATGTATATTTTCCTCAATATTTTGctaaattttttggttttagatcAAACCTAACCAAGATCGATAAgctttgaaaataattttcccCCTAACTAAACCGATTATAACCTGAACTGATTGGTTTGGTTCAGATTCACTATATTACCAGTCCGGTTCCTATTGAACTCATCGATTATATGgttgtaaataaatttatatgtttcgaaataaattataagtcaaaccttcttttttttgaaactagtTATAAGTCAAACCTGTTACCATATCAAAGTAAACTTAGTTTTAAGACTAGTTCcttctttgaccaaaaaaaaaagtctagtTCCTTCAAGACAAGGTTTGATGTGCGGAGACGTACCTTAAGTTCATCGGAAGGCTTGAAACAAGcgaaatcaatgagataaacaGATCGAGGACGAGACATGAAGTAGACACAAACGGTTAAGACAAAGACACCGAAGAATCCGATGACGGTTGCGAGATCATAATCCCACAGCTTCTTCCAAATCTCTTCTCTGCTTAAACTCCCAACTTCGGCACTAAACACAAGCACGAGAACCGGTATGGTCGCCAAGTAAACCGCATGGTTTATGAGGTAGTGATAACCAAGTTTCACGTACTTCAAGTTCACGGACTGAAGAAAATCAGGTAAACGTCTCCGAACTCTGACCGAGAACGTTGGTGAACCGGCGTTTGGACCAGAAGGTTCGATCCCACGGTTAACGATCTCGGTAGAGAGTAGATCTTGTTCACTAGACCTActcatttcttctttgtttggaGATAAAGTTTTTGTGAGTGAGATCTAGAGGTTGATGAGGTATATTTTTATAAGGAGTTGTGTTGGCGAAAAATGTAAATGTGAGTTTGTGTAGTTATATCAGAGTAATGGTAAAATTGTTGGGATTGGGTTTGGTGATAGGTGAGAGGTAGTTAATGTCGCCAACTACTTGTACTGGTCGTAGTTGGAGTGAGTTATGTCACTCTTAATTCCTACGTCAAAGAAGGTGTAGTTTGGGATCTTATGTTTGCATTTATTACAATCTTGTATGTAGAGAAAGGCTAGGTGAACACCTTTCTCAATTTgctaggaaaaaaaaagaaaggctAGGTGaacacctttttttttgttgttgacaATTTGCCAATTTTGATTTCCGGAGCACCTCTGTTATTGATTATTTTTGCTGGGTGATTGTTACGTGTCAGTACTgtaggaaacaaaataataatgaaacaatagaaaatatttaactaaactGAAAATTTATGCTGTGTAACCACCTTTTTGACAAATTGTcagttttattgtattttttctctgttttttttgtaactttttattttatttttttgaaaaatgttttttttggatAATAAGTATTTTGATTACACATGATCGATCAAATCCAATTTACATGGATCGATCCAATTTTTGGTAGTGAGTTATTTTCTCCAACTGTGGATCAATCTATTCTACATATGGCATAAAATCTCTATGTTGtctttttaaaactaataatacaATTAAAATGTTTTGTGAAGCTTGCACATCGGCCTCAAACACCCATGTTCCAGGAAAACGGAAAACAAATTGTAGATAACAAACTTGGAAATTTTTGGAAGAGGGATATACCCCAGAAGTCATAGAAGCAACCGAGCAAACTGCTTTCCCAAACTGAGTAACAAGCATAAACTGCACGACATAGGGAAAAAAGTCTGATTTCCAAAATACTCTGGAAACACATATACCCGAAAGCCCACGTTCATGCTTTTTGCATGGTCGTCTCTCGAGCTCATCTAACTGTAAAAGTGAAAGAAGTCGGTTTGAGAGGTTCACATGACTCGAAGAAATTTCATGATAACTTCACTTAGCTGGTATCCGCCTTCTTGAAATAATACTCAATATTCATTGAAATGAGAGATGTGAGCGGATTTGTGGAACATATAATCAAACATCATTTGAACCTTCAAGGTCGTACATCACACAATTTAGTGATATAAAAGCTCGAATCTCGACCTTAATGAAGAAGCACTCGTGGCCCTCAAGAACAGGGCCTGGTTCTCATCTAGGTTTATAGAGGAGGTGTTAGTAAGAGTACCACCATCCTTGGATAATGTCCTTCATCAAACTTCATTCTTTTTGGCTTGCAAGGAGGATGTCACATCCCTCAAAGAGCAGTACAATGTGAACAAGTGTGGTCCCAATTGGAACAAAAAACCGTCTAACCATATATAAACCATCTACTTACAAAGCTAGCATAGTTTGCTCGTTTCACCTACAAAAAAATCACTCAACAAAGAAATGCTCGTTTCACCTACAAAAAAATCACTCAACAAAGAAATGTCAAGCCGTACTACGAAATAAGAAGaataaaaaggaagaaaacaaaacaatttcaaaaagaaaaaggttgtgataatgctaaaaatataatacttctattttaataaaatagattaatcTGTTGCAACTAGTTATCTGTAtaacaatttattttgaaagcctttctttaaaaatattttgagtttttttctataaaaaattcCACATAAAAAGCAAGTTGGTctaaaattgtgtgttttttcatttttttttataatcgtaGGGATCCGGCGTCCGAGATCAACCGATTAATCATATGAGGTTCGCAGCAGCCATATATTCTTATCATTTAAGATAGTTTGAATGGTCAACAGAAATTGAACTACGGGTTCACCGTATTGGGGTTATTCCTCAAACATCACTAGCCCAATTCGGCCCATTGgtttaaattgtgttttcttCATAGTGTTCATTAGTTCATTTCAACTAAATATCTATATAACAGTTTTACTTTCTAAAGCCTTACTTCAAAAAACGTTTATTTTTGACAGTTGTAGTTGTTACTTTGCTGTCTAACTATAATTCTTTCAATTGGTCACaggtcatatatatatatatatatgtaagtgcCACTAATGTTTTGATAAGAGAGTAAATGCCACAAATGCTTGAGACAAAGCAAGGAAAACACATGGCCATAATCAATTCTTTACGTGGGTGTGTTTTGTTATCTTTGgttaccaaacaaaaagataaaTGGTGAATATAATTACGTCCACTGCAAATTAAATAAGATGACACGTTCTTGTTTCTCGTTTTGAAATAAACTTCCAATCTTCCTATCAATTGGATGATCCGTGAACATCGGATgacaaaaatatgataaaaccCTCGAAAAAGAAAGTAGGATACAAAGAAAGGACACATCATGACAGAGATTAGTTTGTTAGTTTAAAACTTTGAAGGAAGAAATTTAAAGTAGTTATCTTAATAGGTTGGTGAGATGTATGGGAAATTAGTTACGTTTACGAGAGAGAGTTGACGATGTTGAGATGTTAATATGAAAAATGGAGACAGTTAGGAGGATATCTAACTTATGTCTGTCTTCTTAAATGAGTCAAATGGCTGATCCATTTAACGGGAAGTAGTTGAAGCAACTCTATCATTATTGCACTTTTTTCTCCTTTCCACAATTTTATAGTtctaaaaagaattaaaatttagatagGTTCGATATTTTCAGAGTCAGACTATGATTTCCGTAGGCTAGAAGAGAGATGCCCAGATACAATTGACGAAATCAATCCTAACTGTACCAAAATAAGGTGGAACTCGTGCAAGCTtgagtttgaccaaaaaaaaagattgagaaAGATGACGTATTATTATATACTTACAAAGTattgaaaattaagaaaattataattattttatttaagaacataatcttattatataaagtttggttcttcaaaattattaacTAATATGATTGTGACatttgtcaataaatttttaagattataacATGTgtcagatttgaaaaaaaaaattaaaagaaaattctcattacaaaaattatcttttaaagttttctttagaattaaaaaaagaaaattaatattatataatcttttacaattatatattgttaaagaTATTTGATTGTAATAGAATTTGGTCCAATGATGAATACTCTCATCTTTAGGGTTTTGATTCTTGACATTATAGTAGTAGATCGTGTATATCTCTTTAGATATGAAAATACTAGTTGatggtaaatatatatatatatatatatatattaatttaatgtttatttttatcagaaaatttaaaatttaagttacatataaaattacattaatACTATAAATCATAAAACTTCAATATTCATATTAGTAATCAATTCATTAAATTAtacttcttttgttttaaagttttatttatgaaatgtaGATGTTGGAtcaaaatctttttaataataataatcaaattagaaaacttggatttgaaattaaaaaattatgtatatatataatataatatatttgtgtagattgaaaaagaaaatctagtggcactgaaaagaaaaacaattataaataatcacgacctataaaaattcaataaaataacaatagCTAGCAAACATTATAAATCTTCTTTAGATTTAAAACAGTGAGATAAAACACAAATAGtgaattacaaaatattatctatGTATTTTTGCTGATAAAAAATCTATGTATTCTATTAGactatacttatattattatttatcaattttagtgatatttaatgttttaatccTAGTTTTGTATacttctatatattattttaatattttaagttaattttgatttaataatttataatttatataatatttaatatatttattttaaatatattattttgataacaTTTGTGATTTTATGGATAAATTCATGATTTGCCTAAATTCATTTGTGATTTTGATGTTCGTCACATAcaaatacaaattaatttattttaggttagaaatatgattatttcatattagttatatataaaataataaacataagtatatgataataattcatatattatcaAGAACTAAAACTCCATTGGTGTATAATATAATCAAACATGCATTTGACTCAAGTCTAGTAACCATTAACCAAACCTAACATCAAATCCCTTTAGTTATTCATGCAAGAACAATACTAAATTGGTCTGAGCATTTCAACAAACATCACCACACATAAAATACCTTAGAATATAGATTTGAAAGTGATCAAGTCTAATCTAACATTAAGAACATTAAGCAAGCATTGAAACACGCAAATCTAACAATAAATTAACTTTTCACTAATCACCCTAAATCTAGATAACTGATGAATTTAAAATGTGTCTACTCACAAATTtccataaataaatttaaattcatgGAAATTTTATGACTAATCATGTTCAAATAGCAAGATAAACACTAaaactcaaaattcaaaaaagaaatagagtaaaagacaaattaatattagtacaatatatagtattacattaaaatatatgtaaatccATCAGTTTTGGAGCATCAAAATGGAGAAAATTATGTTAGTCACCTACATCCATCCTAAAAACATATACAGAGGTTAAAGCCCTAACTTAAATTGACTTTGTATAATAACAATTAATCAAGAACATGGCAGGAAAATGATCACTCACTTTAATCCATCAATAAAATTTCACTTTAATAACTTCATTGACattattaaaagtattaattataagtaaaataaaaattagaatacgAAAAATATGCATAATATTAGGTAAACAGAGTTCGATGAAAAATAGACTAAACTACATTTCTCATATTTAGGGTCTGGCTGATTTTCCGCTACCATCCGCTAACACAACTTATGGGTTGGTAGTAGTTATTGGCGTTTTAAAATCATCATAGAAAACACTACAAGTTGTTTCAAACCATTCAGaatctcttaaaatcaaaaattggTTACAACTAACATTTGTGGTTGCGAGCGATTACAGctggataaataaatataaaattattttctaaagtattttaaattttaagattaaaaaatggaaatattataaataaaaatatacacattttatattttaatttaaattcacaaacaatatcACAATttgttttatagaaaaataaactaagactattcattaaaaattttaaaaatcaatatactgcatatacatatataaacgaaacaaaatattattttaaaaattttaatataagttTTCTAAACAaatgtaattaaaattatataaaaaataaacataatattattattaatcatattatattaataataattatattttatcataatagtatgtttttatatttttgtaatatgttaatattagtaatctatttattaaactattgcAGCATCTTATAATCAATCAATCACAAATATCCTGCAAACACACCAATTTTTAACTATTGTACTAATCATACAAATCGCTTAAAAACTTTAGAAACCGCAACTATTAAAATTCGTAAATTCTGCAACCTCATCTATAACCGATGTGTTTCAGCCAGTCAGACCCTTAGTGTGTGTTAGTCTTCTTATTTATTTCGAGAATTCGAAAATAGTAGATCATTTTTAATAATCTATAATATGTGCTAAAGAGGGGAAATCAAAATTCATATTCCAAAAATAcatcaaacataaaaaaaacaaaaaaaattgggaatAATTCGTCAAACAGGtaaaaatagaacaaaatatattttaagacaATTAttacaaattcaaaattttaaaagttaaaaaatagtACTAATAAACCTAGGTAATATGGAAGAAGCGTTTACTTCTGTGGTGTGAGAGTTTGAATAGTAGTGTGGTGGTCACTACTCATTACATTCTCCGATTTTGGATCTCCACGCCGATAAAGCCAAAAACCCGCCACGAGAAAGCTTCCACAACCAAAGCAAAGCAAAGGCAAAGCAAAGCAACCCTCTTTCTTTCATTCCGAGGTTTCTAAAGCACCATTTTGTCCACAATCAGCACTAATAAACCCTAAAAGAAAGAcctctctttgattcttttgaCATCCCTTTTCATAGTCTTCTTAACATTCCCCGATTTCGAAAGTGAATCACTTTCGATTTTGATTCCTTTTATAATAAATCTTCCATGCAATGATTCCTTATTTCGAATTAATGCTTTTGGCCGATTCTACAATAAAAGCAGAGAGCGGAGGTTTAGATCTTTCCCTCAATGAACAACAACAATGGGTGCTCTCAGCAGAAGAAGAAACGTTGGTCTGATCGATTCAAAGGGTTGCTCCAAACTGTTTCCTGTCTTaaactctcctcctcctcctcctctttctcttcctaTGTCTCAGCCCAATGGACCCTTCTCTTCTCTCGTCATTTGCGTCACTGGTTTATCCAAAGGTCATACCTTTTTATCTATACATTACTCTTTTGATCTTGCTCCTTCATCAATTTTGTTCTGAAATCAATTTTTCATGCAATTCAGATGCTGTTCTGTTTTTGTTGACTGGTTTGATATTGATTTTTGTGATATAATGTTGGGCAGAAGCAAGGACACAAGTCAAGGAAGCGACAGTGAGACTCGGAGGCGCGTACAGTCCTCACCTTCACCTCCGATGTACCCATTTGGTTGTCCacatatcctttttttttctttcttattgcATTACTGTTTGGTTATTATGACTGTAGAACCtaagtatgttttttttttgtgcccCTTTCTTAGAGATGAGTAACTTTTTGATTTAGTTGATTGCAAATTTTATTTGGGATGATCCTTAACGATGTCTTACAGCTCGTGTGGACGTAAGTTTGAGCACACTTTGAAACATGGTGCAAGAAATGATCTCTTTGTTGTTACTCTTGGCTGGTTTGTAGATAGCGTCAAGAGAAACCGTAAGTTTGCTTtctaactatttttttcttcttctggttACTGCTTCAGTAAAGTAACTTTCTAGTTATTAGGAGTCTTGAAAGGTTTTGTATTGTGTAATATTGTAGTGAGGATGAGCGAATCGCTTTACATTGTCAAACAACTTGGACAAAATAGTGAAAAGGTGGATGATCTGACATGTGTTTTTGATCTCCAACCTGTTTGTCGTCCTCGTACTATTATGAAGTCCCACCACCAAGTATCTTCTTCTGGAACAGAGAGTGGCACTAGTGGAGACATGACTCTTTCCGACCATTCCATCTTTGTGGATTCAGACATTTCTGATGAGCTCCGACTCAAGGTAAGTTGTGTGTTTTTCAACAGGCTCCacaatcttttttcttttcaatctCGTTAATTAgatattgttgttttttt
It encodes:
- the LOC108855721 gene encoding 3-ketoacyl-CoA synthase 10, giving the protein MSRSSEQDLLSTEIVNRGIEPSGPNAGSPTFSVRVRRRLPDFLQSVNLKYVKLGYHYLINHAVYLATIPVLVLVFSAEVGSLSREEIWKKLWDYDLATVIGFFGVFVLTVCVYFMSRPRSVYLIDFACFKPSDELKVTREEFIELARKSGKFDEEILGFKKRILQASGIGDETYVPRSISSSENISTMKEGREEASMMIFGALDELFEKTRVKPKDVGVLVVNCSIFNPTPSLSAMVINHYKMRGNILSYNLGGMGCSAGIIAIDLARDMLQSNPNSYAVVVSTEMVGYNWYVGRDKSMVIPNCFFRMGCSAVMLSNRRRDFRHAKYRLEHIVRTHKAADDRSFRSVYQEEDEQGFKGLKISRDLMEVGGEALKTNITTLGPLVLPFSEQLLFFAALLRRTFLPAAKTTTISSSPATAKINGAKSSSSSDLSKPYIPDYKLAFEHFCFHAASKTVLEELQKNLGLSDENMEASKMTLHRFGNTSSSGIWYELAYMEAKESVRRGDRVWQIAFGSGFKCNSVVWKAMRKVKKPARNNPWLDCIDRYPAAL